One region of Culex pipiens pallens isolate TS chromosome 2, TS_CPP_V2, whole genome shotgun sequence genomic DNA includes:
- the LOC120428397 gene encoding CCR4-NOT transcription complex subunit 10, translated as MAEPTGEGKPKISDHESELEVAAFSEFQKAEYPQCLQTLVKLQKTQDSNPKVIHNRAVAEFYISDLRRYDLFRKTMIQITELVGEIHTVNVKHPELAAAYVNQAIVLYHFRQPLGALKIMLAVMAHFDQLDDYLLRKAGIFTVHLLLDTNQPKKANGLLAMLISRLCIRVQDILSSDDEEERPQLDNESRKDISEIQFEEFRKEFRLILIRSNLLNGKKNFIIPCEDTAEFSILKGHQYYLGNDYQMAAKELAKRFVNEPVRVATHGEDQNTCLANNMGLIHFAVKHYALAARFFQQSLLFDQSATENASTEKVEGSPLYCVGATKRPEILYNHGITLLYLQKPKEAFECLLVVLNSYHNNPRLWLRLAECCIMVHQQTQKEQLKNMTQVVLQRRKYLRKQPFNAEDQSAAIPSTTLEFASLCLRNAVTLIEFHSGELAKQAEAADKPGPWDKAYEGVPCNPSQPLKAASLEKLKIATLSAFSYVQLCLGDYTLALKYAQETLAIADLPETHQTLATMYCGEALVMMDRVPEALVYLDPKHMALLKGEDFVTRGSPNWAVNSLEAAQAVMHYNFAVTLFALGDYEKAKVYMEACAVHPVVLPHLKMLKMYAELVFGNTDKVKLMVRYDAPHLI; from the exons ATGGCAGAACCGACCGGCGAAGGAAAGCCTAAAATCTCCGATCATGAGAGCGAACTGGAGGTGGCCGCATTCAGCGAGTTCCAAAA GGCCGAGTACCCGCAGTGTCTGCAGACGTTGGTGAAGCTGCAAAAGACGCAGGACTCGAACCCGAAGGTCATCCACAACCGGGCCGTGGCCGAGTTCTACATCAGCGACCTGCGCCGGTACGACCTGTTCCGCAAGACGATGATCCAGATCACGGAACTGGTGGGGGAGATTCACACGGTGAACGTGAAACATCCGGAGCTGGCGGCGGCCTACGTGAACCAGGCGATCGTGCTGTACCACTTTCGGCAGCCGCTCGGTGCGCTGAAGATCATGCTGGCCGTGATGGCGCACTTTGACCAGTTGGACGATTATCTGCTCAGGAAGGCCGGGATATTCACGGTACATCTGCTGCTGGACACGAACCAGCCTAAGAAGGCAAACGGCCTGCTGGCGATGTTAATTTCGCGACTGTGCATCCGAGTGCAGGACATTTTGAGTTCCGACGATGAAGAGGAACGTCCTCAGCTGGACAACGAGAGTCGGAAGGACATTTCCGAGATTCAGTTTGAAGAGTTTAGGAAAGAATTCCGGTTAATTCTGATCCGGTCGAATCTTCTGAACGGAAAGAAAAACTTTATAATCCCATGTGAAGACACGGCGgagttttcaattttaaaggGTCATCAGTACTATTTGGGAAACGATTATCAAATGGCCGCGAAGGAGCTGGCCAAAAGATTTGTGAACGAACCGGTGCGAGTGGCAACGCATGGCGAGGATCAGAACACCTGCCTGGCAAACAACATGGGCCTAATTCACTTTGCGGTGAAACATTACGCACTGGCGGCAAGATTCTTCCAACAGTCGTTGCTGTTTGACCAATCTGCCACGGAAAACGCCTCAACGGAGAAGGTCGAAGGATCACCGCTGTATTGCGTTGGCGCTACGAAGCGTCCCGAAATTCTCTACAACCACGGAATAACGCTACTTTACCTCCAAAAGCCGAAGGAGGCCTTCGAATGTCTGCTGGTCGTGCTAAATTCGTACCACAACAATCCAAGATTGTGGCTTCGGCTGGCCGAGTGTTGCATCATGGTTCACCAGCAAACCCAAAAAGAGCAGCTCAAGAACATGACCCAGGTGGTACTCCAACGACGGAAGTACCTCCGCAAGCAGCCGTTCAACGCCGAAGACCAATCGGCCGCAATCCCCAGCACCACGCTGGAATTCGCATCCCTCTGCCTGCGAAACGCCGTCACCCTCATCGAGTTCCACTCCGGTGAACTGGCCAAACAAGCGGAAGCCGCCGACAAGCCCGGCCCCTGGGACAAAGCGTACGAAGGCGTCCCGTGCAATCCGTCGCAACCGCTGAAAGCCGCCAGCCTGGAAAAGCTCAAAATCGCCACCCTCAGCGCGTTCAGCTACGTCCAGCTCTGCCTCGGAGATTACACCCTGGCACTCAAATACGCCCAAGAAACCCTCGCGATCGCCGACCTCCCCGAAACGCACCAAACCCTGGCCACGATGTACTGCGGCGAGGCGCTCGTCATGATGGACCGCGTCCCGGAAGCCCTCGTCTATCTCGATCCGAAGCACATGGCCCTCCTCAAGGGCGAGGACTTTGTGACGCGCGGATCGCCAAATTGGGCGGTCAACTCGCTGGAAGCGGCCCAGGCCGTCAtgcactacaactttgccgtgaCGTTGTTCGCCCTCGGGGATTACGAAAAGGCCAAGGTTTACATGGAGGCGTGTGCCGTCCATCCGGTCGTGTTGCCCCACCTCAAGATGCTGAAAATGTACGCCGAGCTGGTGTTTGGGAACACCGACAAGGTGAAGCTGATGGTGCGGTACGATGCGCCGCATTTGATTTAG